The following proteins come from a genomic window of Takifugu rubripes chromosome 11, fTakRub1.2, whole genome shotgun sequence:
- the sst1.1 gene encoding somatostatin 1, tandem duplicate 1 yields MKMFSSNSMCLLMLLLSLSASFSCSSAAHRDFKLPLLLQSNALMGNKQEMTRSSLANLLLSDLLQVGNEALEENLALAEGEPEEVHIDMERAAAAGIGPFLTPRERKAGCKNFFWKTFTSC; encoded by the exons ATGAAGATGTTTTCCTCCAACTCCATGTGCCTCCTgatgctcctcctctccctcagcgcctccttcagctgctcctctgctgcacacagaGACTTCAAACTCCCTCTGCTACTGCAGTCCAACGCACTAATGGGCAACAAAcag gaAATGACCCGGTCCTCCCTGGCAAACTTGCTCCTGTCagacctcctgcaggtggggaaTGAGGCTCTGGAAGAGAACCTTGCTCTGGctgaaggagaacctgaagAGGTCCACATTGACATGgaacgagctgctgctgccgggaTCGGACCTTTCCTCACTCCCCGAGAGAGAAAGGCCGGTTGCAAGAACTTCTTCTGGAAGACCTTTACCTCTTGCTGA